A window of the Apodemus sylvaticus chromosome 15, mApoSyl1.1, whole genome shotgun sequence genome harbors these coding sequences:
- the Olig2 gene encoding oligodendrocyte transcription factor 2, protein MDSDASLVSSRPSSPEPDDLFLPARSKGGSSSGFTGGTVSSSTPSDCPPELSSELRGAMGAAGAHPGDKLGGGGFKSSSSSTSSSTSSAATSSTKKDKKQMTEPELQQLRLKINSRERKRMHDLNIAMDGLREVMPYAHGPSVRKLSKIATLLLARNYILMLTNSLEEMKRLVSEIYGGHHAGFHPSACGGLAHSAPLPTATAHPAAAAHHPAVHHPILPPAAAAAAAAAAAAAVSSASLPGSGLSSVGSIRPPHGLLKSPSAAAAAPLGGGGGGSGGSGGFQHWGGMPCPCSMCQVPPPHHHVSAMGAGTLPRLTSDAK, encoded by the coding sequence ATGGACTCGGACGCCAGCCTGGTGTCTAGTCGCCCGTCATCGCCAGAACCCGATGATCTTTTTCTGCCCGCCCGAAGCAAGGGGGGAAGCAGCAGCGGTTTCACAGGAGGGACCGTGTCCTCATCCACGCCGAGCGACTGCCCGCCAGAGCTGAGCTCCGAGCTGCGAGGGGCCATGGGCGCGGCGGGTGCGCATCCCGGGGACAAACTGGGTGGCGGTGGCTTCAAGTCATCTTCCTCCAGCACCTCTTCGTCCACGTCGTCGGCAGCCACATCTTCCACCAAGAAAGACAAGAAGCAGATGACAGAGCCCGAGCTGCAGCAGCTGCGCCTGAAGATCAACAGCCGGGAGCGCAAGCGCATGCACGACCTCAACATCGCCATGGACGGCCTGCGGGAAGTCATGCCGTACGCGCACGGGCCGTCGGTGCGCAAGCTCTCCAAGATCGCCACGCTGCTGCTGGCGAGAAACTACATCCTGATGCTCACCAACTCGCTGGAGGAGATGAAGCGACTGGTGAGCGAGATCTACGGGGGTCACCACGCCGGCTTCCACCCGTCGGCCTGTGGCGGGCTGGCACACTCGGCGCCTCTGCCCACCGCCACGGCGCACCCCGCGGCCGCCGCGCACCACCCGGCCGTGCAccaccccatcctccctcccgccgccgccgccgcagccgccgccgccgcagcagcAGCGGTGTCCAGCGCCTCTCTACCGGGCTCCGGGCTGTCCTCGGTCGGATCCATCCGGCCTCCACACGGCCTGCTCAAGTCTCCGTCGGCAGCCGCAGCCGCCCCTCTCGGAGGCGGGGGTGGAGGCAGCGGTGGCAGCGGTGGCTTCCAGCACTGGGGCGGCATGCCGTGCCCCTGCAGCATGTGCCAGGTGCCGCCGCCGCACCACCACGTGTCGGCTATGGGCGCCGGCACCTTGCCGCGCCTCACCTCCGACGCCAAGTGA